The following DNA comes from bacterium.
AAATAGGCCCGGCCCGGCTGGCCCTTAAGGTTGACGCCATCATTTCGGTGGGGCTGGACAAAAAGGATGACGGCCTTAATAAACCAGGTAGTTTGAAGGTGGATCTGGCCAAGCTCTTGGGGTTATCCTGTTGCGGATCTCAAAACCAGGCCGTGATCAAATGCAGCCATCAGAATCAATCATTCGAAATCACCGCCGATGAAGTGCTGGGCCTGGAGGATATTGACCCTTCCCGGCACCTGCCCTGGCCTGCCGTCCTGGCTTTCATGGGTAATTATTCCGGGGTGGCTTTGGCCGCCGGACAGACCTTTCTGGACATAAACCTGGAAGCCATTTTGACCGGTTTGAAAAAATGAAGGAAAGGATCGGCAATTATCAGATAAGCTCGGTGCTTTCCAGCGGAGGCATGGCCACGATCTATCTGGGGCGGCATTCCGAGCTGGGCCGGCCGGTGGTGATCAAACAGCTCCACCCCCATCTGGCCAACGACCAGGGTTTCGTCAAAAGGTTTGAACGCGAGGCCAAACTGCTGGGACGGCTGCATCACGAGAACATTGTGGATGTGACCGACTATTTTGAGTTGGAAGGCTCATATTACATAATCCTGGAATACATTGACGGTTGTTCTTTAAAGGAACTGTTGGACCAGCAGCATAAACTTCCTTTTTTACTGGCGGTCTATGTGGTGGGGCAGATAGCCCACGGCCTTTGGCATGCCCATCAGAACCAGATCATCCACCGGGATATCAAGCCGGCCAATATCATGCTGACCAAAGGGGGCGGGGTTAAAATAACCGATTTCGGGCTGGCCTATGCCCAGGAGGCCCTGGGAATAACCGATCCCGGGACCTTTGTGGGAACCCCGGCCTATCTGGCTCCGGAACAGATAAAAGGGCAGTCGGCCGATGCCCAGTCCGATATCTACGCCCTGGGGGTGATGTTCTACGAGATGCTTTCCGGGGGCAACCCCTTTGCCGGCCAGACCCACTCCGAGACCATAGACCGGACCCTGCGGCTGGTTCCCAAAAGCCTGGCCCGGCAGGATTCCGAACTGCCGCTGGGGGTGGACTCGGTAATTCAGAAGCTTTTGGACAAGAATCCCAAGCACCGGTACGGTGATGCCGGAAAACTTTTGGCCGGACTGACGCCCTACCAGATGGGCAGTCCCGAAGCGCTGTCCCGCTATATCAGCGCACCCCTGAGTTATGTTCCCCGGCAGGAGGACCTGACCCTGATAAAAAAAATGGCCCGGGCCGAGCGGCGGATCTTTGTGGTGCGCCAGACCCTTTTGGTTGCGACCCTGGCGGCGTTGATGGTATTTTCCGGAAGCTGGGTCTATCAAAATATCAGGGGATACATCGCCAGCCGCAAAGCCAATGCCAATGTGCCCCGGCCTGATCCCCTTAACTTGAACCCTCCGGATACCGGCAGACCGGCGATCCCTCAGCAAACGGTTTTGGTGTCGGGAACGGAAGGGGCGGAGGTATCCATAAACGGCCGCGATTACGGCAGAATTCCATTGACCGTCCAAAATCTGGATCCGGGACAGCACCGGGTTATGATCACCAAAGACGGCTTTGAGGCTAAACAGATCGACATCAGGCTGAACCCCGGCCAGAGCCTTAACCTTAAGGCCGATCTGGCACCCCAGCATCTTGATCCAGGTTTCCTTAAGCTATCGGTAAAACCCTGGGCCGAGATATACATCAATGGCCGCTATTACGAACGCACTCCGCTGGACAATCCGGTAAAACTCGCCCCCGGCCAGTATCAATTGATCTTAAGGCATCCCAACCGCAGGGAGTACCTCAGTGCGCTCTCAATAAAGCCGGGCGACACCTTGTCGCTGGAGGTGACCATGCCGGAGGCCTTTGGACACTTAAGGCTTACCGTTTCCCCCTGGGCCGTGGTCTTTATTGACGGCGAGGAGATGGGAACCACTCCAATGGGGGCTCCTCTAAAATTATCCATCGGAGAGCACGAACTGAAACTTTTGGGGCCGTCGGGGAAAGAATGGAGGGAAAACCTGAACATCGAAGAGGACAAGACACTGGACCGTAATATAATATTGCAATGAGAAAAATATTCTTCATATCTTTATTGCTGACCTGGACTGCCGGATCCCAACCGTCTTATGCTCAAAGCGTAAACTATCTGGGTACGGTGGTGGCCTCATACGAGAGGGGTTATTATAATGAGGTGGTCGCCAATGCCCAGAAAGCGCTGGCAGATACTGCGGTCTATACCCCCAGTGACATGGTCTATCTGCGCACCTATCTGGCTTTTTCCCTGGTTGCGCTTGGTGACGACGACCAGGCGGCGGTTGTATTCAAGGCCATCCTGGTCTCCAAGCCAAAATTGGAATTG
Coding sequences within:
- a CDS encoding serine/threonine-protein kinase, whose product is MKERIGNYQISSVLSSGGMATIYLGRHSELGRPVVIKQLHPHLANDQGFVKRFEREAKLLGRLHHENIVDVTDYFELEGSYYIILEYIDGCSLKELLDQQHKLPFLLAVYVVGQIAHGLWHAHQNQIIHRDIKPANIMLTKGGGVKITDFGLAYAQEALGITDPGTFVGTPAYLAPEQIKGQSADAQSDIYALGVMFYEMLSGGNPFAGQTHSETIDRTLRLVPKSLARQDSELPLGVDSVIQKLLDKNPKHRYGDAGKLLAGLTPYQMGSPEALSRYISAPLSYVPRQEDLTLIKKMARAERRIFVVRQTLLVATLAALMVFSGSWVYQNIRGYIASRKANANVPRPDPLNLNPPDTGRPAIPQQTVLVSGTEGAEVSINGRDYGRIPLTVQNLDPGQHRVMITKDGFEAKQIDIRLNPGQSLNLKADLAPQHLDPGFLKLSVKPWAEIYINGRYYERTPLDNPVKLAPGQYQLILRHPNRREYLSALSIKPGDTLSLEVTMPEAFGHLRLTVSPWAVVFIDGEEMGTTPMGAPLKLSIGEHELKLLGPSGKEWRENLNIEEDKTLDRNIILQ